The Solanum pennellii chromosome 11, SPENNV200 sequence ACCAGAATTCAAGTAATGTTGGGAGTGAGAGTGATGGAACCTTACCAGAAGTTGTGAGATTGTACCCCTCTAGAGATTCTGAGTTGCACGCCAGCACAGCAGGTAGTCCGAGTGAATCAACTCGTGCAGTAGACATGGGCAACTCCACAAGAGGAAGAAGTGCATTTCATCACTTCCCAACTTCTCCAGCTGTTGACAATCCCATTCTTCGGCCTCAGCCTCATTTTCCTGAACGCCCTGCCCGAGCAATCAAAGCTATACCTCACAATGCCCGATCAGCTACAGAATCTGTTGCTCGGATTTTTCAGTCCATACAAGAAGAGAGAAAACAGTATTGACTCAGATTTCTTTCATCCATAGGTAGTTCTTACTGGATTGTGAATGTGGCCATGTACTTCATCCAAAATGATGAGTTTATTGGTCTATTTTTTGTTACCTTTTTGACTGTATTGTTGTACTTGGAATTCTAACTCAGTTGGCGAGCCACTTCGTAGCATCCCTCTTTTAAAGGGTGAACAACAACATAATACCCCGTAAAATCCCACCAAGTGGGGTTTGGGAAGGGTAGCGTTTACACAAACCTTTCTACTACCAAGTGGAGGTAGAGAGACTGTTTCCGAAAGACCCTTGGCTCTATTAAAGTGTGAGGGTGGCTAATTTTTGATGTTGTAATTCTAAACTCATTATATATTTGGATGATTTGTTCTACATCAGCTCCTTGGTCTTGAGAAACTGGAAGAATGACAAACTACTCTACCTTGATAGACTCTTTTTCTGCTTAACAAATTCATGCAGGCCACTAAGGGCTTACaagaatatttattattttcaagacTCTAACTCGAGATCTCTAGTGGAATTCCAACCATCCCACCTCACTCCTTGGAGGTCTACATTTACCATTAGATTTTTGAAACATTGGCATGAAACCATTAAGTAGCAATTTGGTGATCTTCTGATTGGATCACCAAGAATCAGAATAGTAATCAGCTAGTGTAGACAagcatatacaaaaataaaactatgtaacttaagaatttagtgacatctattttatataaatgGGAAATGCCTatgacatgattcataaggTCAAGTACAAGAATATTTCTGCATTATAGTTGCATGAAGTATGAATTAGTGGCCTGGTATTAACACAACATTGATCACTTTCCTAACTTGTATAGCTGTGAAATTGACAAATGAATACTGAGAGGAAGCTGGGGAGAAGGAATATCAGTTGTAGTAACGAAAAGTCACTTCTGGTAGTTGCCAAATTGATAGTTTTGATGACTTGAAAAAAAGTCATCTGCACCAGTTGCTGTGGATGTGAACCCGGATTGGCCAAGTTTGGTTCCTTGACCCATAGCTCTACCCATGTAAAATGTGGTTGGCCCTTTTTCTTTCCCATCCGATCCATCGGTCAATCCACCCATGATGCCTACATCTGCAAGGTTGACCTTTGTAGCTGCAGGGGAAACAGAATGGTAAGTACAATCATCTATACAATAACTATTGCCTGGTTCTCTAAGCATACTATGTATAGTCGTAGAGAAACTTACGTGCAGCAATATTCAGATCAATGAGTCCACGGCTCAATGAATCAGCCCATATTCCGGAGCTGACTTGAAAATTATCCTTCTTTGATGAGGGCTTTGTTTCGAGAGGAGATTTGTCTAATTTGGTAGGAGTCTGCTGATTCCCACCACTGGTGGCACTTGCATTGGGTACTGATATAGGATCAGCAGGAGAAACAAATGCACCAAAAGGATCAGAACTGTCGAAGTTATTTAGTGGAACTGTAGCAAATGGATCGACCATAGTAGTATTTATCTGGACTGGTTTTGGAGATCTGACATCAGGCCGAGCAACAGGTTCTGGTGCAGCAAAAAAATccattgttgaagaagctacaGGTGAAGAGGAAGGCTGGGAAGCAAACAGATCTACACTTATCTGCAGAAAAGAACAGATAGTCAATTTATAACTaacaaacaaaaagtaaaaattgcAAGGAAGCCTGAACAGGAGACAAAAGGTTACCCCCACCTTAGACTCTGGTTTCACAGACACAAAATTGGCGTCAGCAAATAAATCAACCTCCGATGGATGACTGGTGACAGAAGAATTATCAGCTGGAACAGGTGTTGGTGCATCCAAGAGGTCACCCATCAAATTTTGCCCAAATAGATCTACTTGGCCAGAGTTTCCTGTAGAAGGCTCTGCTTGACAGTGAAAGAAGTAGTTAATTGCAAAGAAACAACTGCACCACAATCCAGAAACAATAgaagcccccccccccccccccNNNNNNNNNNNNNNNNNNNNNNNNNNNNNNNNNNNNNNNNNNNNNNNNNNNNNNNNNNNNNNNNNNNNNNNNNNNNNNNNNNNNNNNNNNNNNNNNNNNNNNNNNNNNNNNNNNNNNNNNNNNNNNNNNNNNNNNNNNNNNNNNNNNNNNNNNNNNNNNNNNNNNNNNNNNNNNNNNNNNNNNNNNNNNNNNNNNNNNNNNNNNNNNNNNNNNNNNNNNNNNNNNNNNNNNNNNNNNNNNNNNNNNNNNNNNNNNNNNNNNNNNNNNNNNNNNNNNNNNNNNNNNNNNNNNNNNNNNNNNNNNNNNNNNNNNNNNNNNNNNNNNNNNNNNNNNNNNNNNNNNNNNNNNNNNNNNNNNNNNNNNNNNNNNNNNNNNNNNNNNNNNNNNNNNNNNNNNNNNNNNNNNNNNNNNNNNNNNNNNNNNNNNNNNNNNNNNNNNNNNNNNNNNNNNNNNNNNNNNNNNNNNNNNNNNNNNNNNNNNNNNNNNNNNNNNNNNNNNNNNNNNNNNNNNNNNNNNNNNNNNNNNNNNNNNNNNNNNNNNNNNNNNNNNNNNNNNNNNNNNNNNNNccccccccctcccccccccccaaataaAACAGTTGCTTAGGAATTGCCCCATGCGAATTCATGGAAGGCTGTGAACAAATTTTCAAGATCCTTAGGctttctttccattttcagTAAATCAAGTCCTTAAAAAAGCTTTTACAGGCAGTCAAAAGAACCAAAATAATCAATCAGAGACTGGTCGATTAAAGAAAGACATAATTGCGGAACCCCTAATCACACAAGCAACGGCTGAGAACATGAACAAATACAAAAAGGCGAGGATGCGGGCAGAAGAgggtataaatataaaaaataaaataaactacgCCCATctcaaactaaaactaaaacacttGCACAAGGAAATTTGATGCTGTGACTTGAGCAGTAAAATATCATCTTAAAGCTACCTCATAAAGCATATATAAAGAAGCGACATGAAATCATGAGGACTGACCACAATGAAATATGTCGCTCTGTTTATCTTTCATTTCTTTGAAATGTTTTAGGAtgtccttttttttgtttgatccCAAGTAGTTGGAGAACTGACTTATTTTCCTTTATATCGCAAGTCATTTccttaaaaaaggaaaataagttCCAGCGACACACAAAGTTTTAAAACCTCCATGTCTTACTTTCAGACACATATTTTCTCAACTTTGCAAGTCAGAAATTCCTGTCAACAGCACCCCATCCCCACCCCCGCATGTTTGGACCATCCAACGTATTTGACACACCTCCTCAACCAGATAAAGAATTGATTTAAAGATGAACGTCTTCTCTATGAAACAGAAAGGAAAGAATCCTTGTATTTCGCTTTCATAACCAATTAACTGCTTTAGAATCTTGTGGTCCAGGTCCAggccacatctatttttccttttctaaggCATCACAAGGCCAACATCTTTTTACAATTGACTTGGTTTCCTCCTTGGAAAGAACCTAagcttttgaaagaaaattcttCCACTTCTGCTCATGAGACCTTATCTTTTGGCCCAAACCATCCAGTCTGTAAAAGTGTCACTTCGCCTTTGTATGCAGAACTTTAGTGACATTTTACCTTTTAATGTAAAACATGATGTGGACCTGGAAAGTGAGGGCCTACTGGAAAACATAGACTAGAATTGCAAATGTTAAAGATTGATATAAAGATACTTACTAGTACTTGAAGTCCCTCGAGGatcaaaatcatcaaaatctTCCTCATATTTACTTGAAGATGCAGCTGCGCTCTGTGAAGGACTAGAACAAGCTTTATCAGGTTTACCTACTCTCTTTGCGGTCTTTGATCCACTAGCTGAAGCAGTGCCTTGCACATTGCTGCAAAATATtctcaaattcaagaaaagggaGATATAATGAGGTTGAAATGCAACAATACAAACCGTTGTATGTGATGATAGTCACTTAAACTTTAGTTGATTTGAAagcaatgaagaagaaaaaataaagttgGAACTGGTACATATAAGCTGTCTAAACATGTCGGAGGGAGAACCAAACAACAATTGAGGCCCAAAAGAATGCATGGAGCAGACTGTGCAGACAACTATTCAGAAAATTGAAGACCCAATTGAGAAGAGAACCAATGTTGAAAAAGAGACGAGTTTCTCTCTATCACATCAAAATAACTAATACAACTCTTTATTCCAGTTAccttttcttctctcttttgtcTCTTCTCACATCTCTCTCGCTCTTCTATGCATTCTTACACTTCTCAGTCAATAGAAACTAGACAACAGCACACTCTATTTCCTCTAGTCTACACTCTACATCACTCTCTTCAGACACAGCAGCCTAAAAACCCATTAACCTGCATATACCAATCCTAAAGGTGGTCAACAGAGCTACGAGATTCGAAACAAGAACAATCCAAATGCAGTTGCCTCTTTATGGAAGATTTTCAGCAGTTCTTTATCAATTACAATCTCCTTTCTGATTATGGAGAAAAAGATGaccaaaattacaaaaaagaatTCTTAAACTATGATATATCATTCAGGTATGAGTAACTGAGggatattttaaatttctaagaAGGATTTAGTGCAGTTGTATGGTCCATATATAGTGCAAATAACCATGTCATACTCATCTAAGATGATCCTGGTTGAGGCAATTGAAGCCTAAATTGAAACTTGCTTTGGAGAGGAAAGTTATGCGGTGGGGATGAAATGAGAAAGGAGGAAAGACGGTAACAAAAGAACCTCAGTTGCAAGCATGTTGGCCCTTCTATTTACTGGTCAGatatatgaaagaaaaagaacttATTGACCCTTTTTCTAGGCATAAATATCTCTTCATCTTCTGCAAAGTTTCAAAATAACTGGCAATTGGATGGTTATGCATCAGTACATTACGAGCCGTTAGCAACAATAAGGAAAGCAATAGTTAAAAAACCCATACCACAAACACCAAATATGAATCACATGAGTTTCTCGACCAACAGTGCATGGTTAAGAATCAAAGAGTTCAATAAAATAGAAAGGATAAAGTGAAGCATAGTAGAAAAAACAAATCATACAGACCTGCCATAATGAGATGACCCCTTTTTTGATTTAAAAGTACTTCGGTCAACCTTATCTTCACCATACCGATCCTTTTCCTTGTAACTATCCTTGAATGAATTTCCATcatttttatttccaaaacctCCATAGCGATCACTACTCTGAAAGTTGCCACTGCTACTAAAAGAGGAAGAGCTTGACTTAAATGTTACTCCGGAAGATGACAGTCCAAAGTACCTAAAAGGTAGCATTTTCATCATGATCGTGCAAACATGCTATTAGTTACGAGGGGATCTTAAGTAATCTAAAGCAAAGTCAGACACTAAAGCATTTCCTTACTTGTCGCGATTTGCAGAAGCTTTTTCTCTAACCTCTTGTATCTTTTCCTTGTTATTCAATAGTGCCACAATGTTTTCTGCTTTTTTCCTCACATTAATTCCCATATCTTTTCCATTGGGTTCAACATACTCGAAACTTGCGAGAGACTTGAGTAGCAAAAGGAAACAGGAAAACATGTAAATACACGATAAGGAGGCTAAAGACCAAACTCTTTTTAGTATGACTATGAAACAACTGTCACTGACAAAGAAATTTAACATATGAAACAAAAGTACGTACTGAGATCTGATAGGTATGTTCTACAATCTCATCAACTGCGCGTTCAGATCCATGTGCCACCAAATACTCTATAACAGACAACGACTGGTAACAAAATCATTTCACAACTATTAGACCTTAGATATGATTTAAGATACAAAATGTATAGAAAGGAAACTAAATGTAAAACAAAATTGACCACCAGAAGCttgacttttaaatttttctactaTTTTCTACAGTTCCTTGATTTTGCATTCACTTAACTACAAGAACTTGATACCataaaaaggcataatacaCACCTTATAGACATAACGCCAGTTCTTCCCTGTTTCAGGCAATCTTGACCACAAGACATTCATAACCATCTGACACTCAGAGCTGCAGAATGCACCAGTAATCGACAATTCAACAAATTTACCTTTGTGATGAGAACAAATACCAAAATTCATAAGAATTAGCAACTTTATCGTTGAGGTcgtacaatttttttgtggccTGAGCTATATCAGCCAATGCAGTACCATGGGGGCCCCAAGGTTCGTCATCCGTAGCATCCAATACCtattcaaataacaaatattaCATTTTAATCAGATCACGAAGGGGATAGGAGATAAAGAGCATAGGATGAAAATCCTAAGATCAGTAATCAGTCAATGTGGTTAACTTGAGCCGATTAGTGGGAAAACAAAAACTTGATTTTTCCCTTCCTTTTCCTCTTTTCCggaattttttcttttgaaactaGAAAGTTAACCGTAGATCAAAGTAAAGTTGTCCCCGTTTGACCTATACATCAAGGTTTCGAGTAGTAGAATTAGCTAATGGGCttatataaacaaatatatgtCATGCACCCTGCTTCCATTCTTCTTTCATCTGTAAGACACATGCTACCTTTTTTAATGGTGGGTGCACGGATACTAACCAGACCCCATTCGTGGAATTACACCACCTATGTTTTTGTTGGTACATGGATCCTTCACGCTCAACGACTTAAAATCCTGgaaaaaattcttaatttatGCGGCAAATGTGTATTCTACAACTATGTTGCTCAGACCTTCAAAATTGTTACCACACCCGTTTTGAATTCTCCAAAGTCCAAAATCCACTACTTTTGAAGTATCAAACACGCATTCAACAGTCTGAACAACCTAGTAATCTACAAGACTAGACTACAACAATACAtgctataaaataaaaaaaactaaaaaaaaaactgaaagcTGACATAATAAATTTCTAAGCTTTTTTTACCTTCTGCTCGATCTCTGGAACCTGTAACACTTTCAAATTAACCTCCCTCTTTCTGCAAAACACAGTATAAAACTTACAaagattcaaaaaaaatctGCAAAATTATTcaccaaaaatgaaattaaaaaca is a genomic window containing:
- the LOC107003266 gene encoding clathrin interactor EPSIN 1; translated protein: MDFMKVFDQTVREIKREVNLKVLQVPEIEQKVLDATDDEPWGPHGTALADIAQATKKFSECQMVMNVLWSRLPETGKNWRYVYKSLSVIEYLVAHGSERAVDEIVEHTYQISSLASFEYVEPNGKDMGINVRKKAENIVALLNNKEKIQEVREKASANRDKYFGLSSSGVTFKSSSSSFSSSGNFQSSDRYGGFGNKNDGNSFKDSYKEKDRYGEDKVDRSTFKSKKGSSHYGSNVQGTASASGSKTAKRVGKPDKACSSPSQSAAASSSKYEEDFDDFDPRGTSSTKPSTGNSGQVDLFGQNLMGDLLDAPTPVPADNSSVTSHPSEVDLFADANFVSVKPESKISVDLFASQPSSSPVASSTMDFFAAPEPVARPDVRSPKPVQINTTMVDPFATVPLNNFDSSDPFGAFVSPADPISVPNASATSGGNQQTPTKLDKSPLETKPSSKKDNFQVSSGIWADSLSRGLIDLNIAAPTKVNLADVGIMGGLTDGSDGKEKGPTTFYMGRAMGQGTKLGQSGFTSTATGADDFFSSHQNYQFGNYQK